One segment of Pseudodesulfovibrio sp. 5S69 DNA contains the following:
- a CDS encoding tRNA dihydrouridine synthase — protein sequence MQLLDDNRKQNLAGRLDRPLAIGSKTVANRLWLAPLAGLGNVAFREVLDGYGGCGLMFTEMCGAKSVPTESPLVSPVFRWREAELPRLVCQVAGATPEQMVPAARRVQDCGFFGFDINMGCSVSGIVKKNAGAALLKDPNQAVRVVEAVRKAISIPLFIKFRTGWTPDIEPAVALARRFEDAGADCLVFHPRMAPDKRTRPPVREHIKAVADAVSISVFGNGDVVTPADCLDMLETTGCAGVSVGRMAIARPWLFAEWTAGHTPAETCFRDYALRLADALDRHFDPVRALKRYRLFTIYFAANFLFGHSLQSRFLKAKNMDEIRDVIREHIQPDLQLVKRPNLSMYNI from the coding sequence ATGCAACTGCTCGACGACAACCGCAAACAGAACCTGGCCGGACGCCTCGACCGACCGCTGGCCATCGGCTCCAAGACCGTGGCCAACCGCCTCTGGCTCGCGCCCCTGGCCGGGCTGGGCAACGTGGCCTTCCGCGAAGTGCTCGACGGCTACGGCGGGTGCGGGCTGATGTTCACCGAGATGTGCGGGGCCAAGAGCGTGCCCACCGAGAGCCCGCTGGTCTCGCCGGTCTTCCGCTGGCGCGAGGCGGAGTTGCCCCGCCTGGTCTGTCAGGTGGCGGGCGCCACCCCGGAGCAGATGGTCCCGGCCGCCCGGCGCGTCCAGGACTGCGGCTTCTTCGGCTTCGACATCAACATGGGCTGCTCGGTCTCCGGCATCGTCAAGAAGAACGCGGGCGCGGCCCTGCTCAAGGACCCGAACCAGGCCGTGCGCGTGGTCGAGGCCGTGCGCAAGGCCATCTCCATCCCCCTGTTCATCAAGTTCCGCACCGGCTGGACCCCGGACATCGAACCCGCCGTGGCCCTCGCCCGCCGGTTCGAAGACGCGGGTGCGGACTGCCTGGTCTTCCACCCGCGCATGGCCCCGGACAAACGCACCCGGCCGCCGGTCCGCGAACACATCAAGGCCGTGGCGGACGCGGTCTCCATCTCGGTCTTCGGCAACGGCGACGTGGTCACCCCGGCCGACTGCCTCGACATGCTCGAAACCACGGGTTGCGCCGGGGTCTCGGTGGGCCGCATGGCCATAGCCCGCCCCTGGCTGTTCGCCGAGTGGACCGCGGGCCACACCCCGGCCGAGACCTGCTTCCGCGACTACGCCCTGCGGCTGGCCGACGCCCTGGACCGCCACTTCGACCCGGTGCGCGCGCTCAAGCGCTACCGGCTGTTCACCATCTATTTCGCGGCCAATTTCCTGTTCGGCCACTCTCTGCAATCCCGGTTCCTCAAGGCCAAAAATATGGATGAAATACGAGACGTAATACGAGAGCACATCCAA